From candidate division TA06 bacterium, the proteins below share one genomic window:
- a CDS encoding response regulator, producing the protein MSITCVLQKRHGNCSALFGAGQTRREAVSAVLIVEHDPAYRRKFFDLASEYTEETDFCTRTWQAIEMVQTKNYSSVVVDLDQEGIDPVDAIEVIKGISPGTAIIAVTERNRLELEKTVRKEGIFYYMVKPLDDDEFREAIERAVDCYGEAWE; encoded by the coding sequence ATGTCCATTACTTGTGTCCTGCAAAAGAGGCACGGAAATTGCAGCGCCTTGTTTGGCGCAGGTCAAACAAGGAGGGAAGCCGTGAGCGCTGTGTTGATTGTTGAGCATGACCCTGCCTACCGCAGGAAGTTTTTCGATCTTGCCTCTGAGTACACCGAGGAGACAGATTTCTGTACGCGAACCTGGCAGGCCATAGAAATGGTCCAGACCAAGAACTACTCATCCGTGGTGGTTGATCTGGACCAGGAGGGGATAGATCCCGTTGATGCGATCGAGGTGATCAAGGGGATCTCTCCGGGCACCGCAATCATAGCAGTGACCGAAAGGAACCGCCTGGAACTGGAGAAGACCGTAAGGAAAGAAGGTATCTTTTACTACATGGTCAAGCCTCTGGACGATGATGAGTTCAGAGAAGCAATAGAGCGAGCAGTAGATTGCTACGGCGAGGCCTGGGAGTAG
- a CDS encoding T9SS type A sorting domain-containing protein, whose translation MQNFPNPFVNVTSMRFSVPGRSSSKEKVKTSIDIFDVSGRLIRRLIREDMFPGVYQVVWDGKTTEAKGAPSAIYLCRLKIGERSGTRKVLLLR comes from the coding sequence ATGCAGAACTTCCCGAACCCGTTTGTAAACGTGACTTCAATGCGGTTCTCAGTTCCGGGTAGATCATCTTCAAAAGAGAAAGTGAAAACATCTATCGACATTTTTGACGTGTCGGGTCGGTTGATCAGGAGACTCATACGGGAAGATATGTTCCCCGGCGTGTATCAGGTGGTCTGGGACGGAAAGACAACGGAAGCAAAAGGCGCTCCGTCAGCGATCTATTTGTGCAGATTGAAGATTGGAGAAAGGAGCGGAACAAGAAAGGTTCTTCTGCTAAGATAA
- a CDS encoding sigma-54-dependent Fis family transcriptional regulator, with protein sequence MEGAAHPFEFSGLISKDGKMRAVFNLIEKVASTNSPVLVLGETGSGKELVARAIHERSLRAVAPFIAINCAVLSETLLESELFGHERGAYTGAVSRKHGLFEVADKGTIFLDEIGDMPQKVQAKLLRALESKSFRRVGGTRDVKVDVRLLSASAMDLAVAIDNRVFRKDLYYRLSTVVIEIPPLRDRRDDIPVLVEFFLKRLERAAGGRRVRITGAAVDACCTFHWPGNVRELEHVIERSYVLSEGDVIDILDLPERLREISKAPSADALVPLEEIERRYIARVLKETGGNRTRAARILGIDRKTLYRKVRMGQINPTGSPQGQKTT encoded by the coding sequence ATGGAAGGTGCAGCCCACCCATTTGAGTTTTCCGGGCTGATCAGTAAAGACGGCAAGATGCGGGCCGTCTTTAACCTGATTGAGAAGGTTGCCTCCACTAACTCGCCAGTACTGGTGCTGGGGGAGACCGGAAGCGGCAAGGAACTTGTGGCTAGGGCCATACATGAGAGGAGCCTCAGAGCGGTCGCTCCTTTCATCGCCATAAACTGCGCGGTGCTGTCCGAAACTCTCCTTGAGAGTGAACTCTTCGGGCACGAAAGGGGTGCGTACACAGGTGCAGTATCCAGAAAACATGGGCTGTTCGAAGTCGCAGATAAGGGAACTATTTTTCTGGATGAGATTGGGGACATGCCTCAAAAGGTTCAAGCGAAACTCCTCAGGGCTCTTGAAAGCAAGTCGTTCCGAAGGGTGGGAGGGACCAGAGATGTGAAGGTTGATGTGAGGTTGCTTTCCGCATCCGCGATGGACCTGGCAGTAGCAATCGACAATCGTGTTTTCAGGAAAGATCTTTATTATCGACTAAGCACTGTCGTAATAGAAATACCACCTCTACGGGACAGAAGGGATGACATACCCGTGTTGGTTGAGTTCTTTCTCAAGAGGCTGGAAAGGGCGGCGGGCGGAAGGAGAGTGCGCATCACAGGTGCGGCTGTGGATGCTTGTTGCACCTTTCACTGGCCTGGTAATGTGAGGGAGCTGGAGCATGTGATAGAAAGGTCTTACGTACTCTCCGAGGGAGATGTGATAGATATTCTTGATCTGCCCGAAAGGTTAAGAGAGATCAGCAAAGCACCATCCGCCGACGCACTTGTTCCGCTCGAGGAAATAGAGAGGCGCTACATAGCCAGGGTCCTGAAGGAAACCGGTGGGAATAGGACGAGGGCGGCCCGGATTCTGGGAATCGACAGGAAGACTCTCTACAGAAAGGTGAGAATGGGGCAGATTAACCCAACTGGCTCTCCGCAGGGGCAAAAAACCACATAG
- a CDS encoding response regulator: MARVLIVEQDVLFGKMLRDLTSAQGIEPDLCQGLGEAILKLREHHYQALVVDIDQESLDPADVIGVLKAVSPGVSVIAITDENRLEMEKHVREQGIFYYLVKPVEEREYAEAVNRALQYSDSFAV; encoded by the coding sequence ATGGCAAGAGTACTGATAGTTGAACAGGACGTCCTTTTTGGGAAGATGCTAAGAGACCTGACTTCTGCCCAGGGGATAGAACCCGATTTGTGTCAAGGACTCGGAGAAGCGATTCTTAAGCTGCGGGAACACCACTACCAAGCTCTGGTTGTCGACATAGATCAGGAGAGTCTTGATCCTGCCGACGTGATTGGCGTCTTGAAGGCAGTCTCTCCCGGGGTGTCAGTTATTGCGATCACGGATGAGAATCGGCTGGAAATGGAGAAACACGTCAGGGAACAAGGAATTTTCTATTACCTTGTGAAGCCGGTTGAGGAAAGAGAATACGCTGAAGCCGTCAATAGGGCTCTTCAATATTCGGATTCCTTCGCAGTTTGA
- a CDS encoding PorV/PorQ family protein gives MSFRLGIGIVAVVLVFPVTSSGGRYAGDFLDIGVGGRALGMGGAFVALANDGSAAFFNPAGFGQLEKKGITLMHTWLFMGMANYDFLSFAGPVGDGLGIGLSLVRLGVDEIPIFPELSGTPDERRDSLELRPDGTPLGYFQDAEYAAYLSVGKAITYEFGKGVRYVAIPIFICIGGNAKYLHQSLKDKTGTGIGVDLGAIFAINLRDIFTGAFPGRLSLGVDVMDIGGTKITWNTRSQRADEIPLNFRYGASLSQEIDLLRGEVTLAWQADTRYEQKNSYGAEYSLLKKVAVRAGYTGSDLTLGAGVSGPYNSTLDYAFMNHQLDNTHRVSFALWF, from the coding sequence ATGAGTTTTAGGCTGGGCATAGGTATTGTTGCAGTAGTTCTTGTGTTTCCTGTTACATCATCAGGGGGAAGATATGCCGGCGACTTCCTGGACATTGGGGTGGGGGGAAGGGCCCTGGGTATGGGGGGAGCTTTTGTTGCTCTGGCCAACGATGGTAGTGCGGCGTTTTTCAATCCTGCTGGTTTTGGACAGCTTGAAAAGAAGGGAATAACCCTTATGCACACCTGGCTCTTTATGGGGATGGCGAACTATGACTTTTTGAGTTTTGCCGGCCCTGTTGGAGACGGTCTTGGCATAGGCCTCTCGTTGGTAAGGCTGGGCGTGGACGAGATTCCCATCTTTCCCGAGCTTTCAGGAACACCTGATGAAAGGAGAGACTCCCTGGAGTTGAGGCCTGACGGTACGCCTCTGGGGTATTTTCAAGATGCGGAATATGCCGCTTACCTGAGCGTGGGCAAGGCTATCACTTACGAGTTTGGAAAAGGTGTGAGGTATGTCGCCATTCCAATTTTCATATGCATCGGAGGGAACGCCAAGTACCTGCACCAAAGTCTTAAGGATAAGACAGGCACAGGCATTGGAGTTGATTTAGGAGCGATCTTTGCTATAAACTTAAGGGACATATTCACGGGAGCATTTCCAGGGAGGCTCTCGCTGGGAGTAGATGTGATGGACATCGGCGGTACAAAGATCACCTGGAACACCAGGAGCCAAAGGGCAGACGAGATACCCTTGAATTTCAGGTATGGCGCGAGCTTGAGCCAGGAGATCGATCTCCTGCGGGGTGAAGTCACCCTGGCCTGGCAGGCCGACACGAGATACGAACAGAAGAATTCCTACGGTGCAGAATATTCATTACTGAAAAAAGTGGCAGTCAGAGCCGGATATACTGGCAGTGATCTAACTCTTGGTGCAGGAGTGTCCGGGCCGTACAACTCCACTCTGGACTATGCATTCATGAATCACCAGCTTGACAACACTCACAGGGTGAGTTTTGCCTTATGGTTTTGA